From one Montipora capricornis isolate CH-2021 chromosome 10, ASM3666992v2, whole genome shotgun sequence genomic stretch:
- the LOC138020006 gene encoding UPF0739 protein C1orf74 homolog, translating into MADEESLLSFQEWHGIFKKSLGKQSRNCYRAFMKDIAFIFLGLKPSLLFDYAIVDSENALRLIRSFYAKGLIYRSLDVVQVGEDIFFTRLKPLVSSLRKAVDCEEFTLINVSGKLKEPLVLDDEISNRVIEQFRIIVATLEQKLNDSALQSLQEDNLWTNRLVDLRVLFTKEQWCIPSVFGFLLGYPVIYWCEKASEDNNLSLVPLNRYKLTFKASSLLSSRIPRYCRTIAERSCGRPQSCEHTLFSFTAPVALESSYQSKVSDWIKRIFSMGETLGETQHFTFEKTTVTHEQVSL; encoded by the coding sequence atggcggacgaagAGAGTCTGCTCAGCTTTCAGGAATGGCATGGAATATTTAAGAAATCATTGGGAAAACAATCGAGAAATTGTTACAGAGCATTTATGAAAGATATAGCATTTATTTTTCTAGGCCTCAAACCGTCGCTTTTGTTTGACTATGCGATCGTTGATTCGGAAAATGCTCTTAGATTAATAAGGAGTTTTTATGCGAAAGGTTTGATTTACCGTTCTTTAGACGTCGTTCAAGTCGGTGAGGATATTTTCTTTACTCGTTTGAAACCCTTGGTCAGTTCCCTGAGGAAAGCAGTTGATTGTGAAGAGTTTACCTTGATCAACGTTTCTGGGAAATTGAAAGAGCCACTTGTCTTGGACGACGAAATATCAAACCGTGTAATAGAACAGTTTCGGATTATTGTGGCAACCTTAGAGCAGAAACTGAATGATTCAGCTTTACAGTCACTGCAAGAGGATAACTTATGGACAAATCGGCTCGTGGATCTTCGTGTTTTATTTACGAAAGAGCAGTGGTGCATTCCAAGTGTGTTTGGCTTTCTTCTTGGTTACCCCGTAATCTACTGGTGCGAAAAAGCTAGCGAGGACAATAACCTGAGTTTGGTCCCTCTTAATCGCTACAAGTTAACTTTCAAAGCTTCGAGCCTGTTGTCTTCTCGAATACCACGTTACTGCCGCACAATTGCTGAACGTAGCTGTGGGAGACCCCAAAGCTGTGAACACACGTTGTTTTCATTCACAGCTCCAGTGGCACTTGAATCGAGCTACCAGTCAAAAGTCAGTGATTGGATAAAGAGGATCTTTTCTATGGGTGAAACACTTGGTGAAACACAGCATTTCACTTTTGAGAAAACAACTGTGACTCACGAGCAAGTTTCTTTGTAA